The Rhodocytophaga rosea genome has a segment encoding these proteins:
- a CDS encoding PadR family transcriptional regulator has translation MIETRLGEFEEVILLIVGILGEEAYAFKIAEEFESQTSREVSIGAVHSTLTRLEEKGFVKSDMGKATAERGGRRKRIYTITAYGQQALSAARDFRMSLWSQYPAFANKLNFGGSM, from the coding sequence ATGATTGAAACACGACTAGGAGAATTTGAAGAAGTGATTCTGCTCATTGTAGGTATTCTGGGAGAAGAAGCCTACGCTTTTAAAATTGCAGAAGAATTTGAATCCCAGACTTCCAGGGAAGTTTCCATTGGGGCAGTACATTCTACCCTCACCCGCCTGGAAGAAAAAGGATTTGTAAAATCGGATATGGGAAAAGCTACTGCTGAAAGAGGTGGCCGCCGGAAACGCATTTACACCATTACCGCCTACGGACAACAGGCACTTTCAGCCGCCAGAGATTTTCGTATGTCCTTGTGGAGCCAGTATCCGGCATTTGCCAATAAACTCAACTTTGGTGGTTCTATGTAA
- a CDS encoding DeoR/GlpR family DNA-binding transcription regulator, which yields MNFQIRKQIILSAVELEGSVEVKELAEKLQTSEITVRRDLAVLAEKGLLFRTHGGAVKVSLAKDPVTFANKAATNYASKEHIAQLASQQIVEGDTVFIDCGSTTFLMCQFIRHLSIKVVTNSLPVVNELMGSSVQVNIAGGELDAKRQAIHGVMAIEHLKRYKVDKAFIGVDGISLKYGLSANGEKEASITLAAASIAKHVYLLCDSSKLEKEKYFRFAPLSLIHTLITDQQAPQEVLQAYKQAGLQILS from the coding sequence ATGAATTTTCAAATACGTAAGCAAATAATTTTATCTGCTGTAGAACTGGAAGGAAGTGTAGAAGTAAAAGAATTAGCCGAAAAGCTCCAGACTTCAGAAATTACAGTGCGCCGTGATTTAGCCGTTCTGGCAGAAAAAGGGCTATTATTCCGGACGCATGGAGGTGCTGTAAAAGTGAGTCTAGCCAAAGATCCGGTAACCTTTGCGAATAAAGCTGCTACAAACTATGCTTCCAAAGAACATATTGCCCAGCTGGCTTCTCAGCAAATCGTTGAAGGGGATACTGTTTTTATTGATTGTGGCAGTACCACTTTTTTGATGTGCCAGTTTATCAGGCATTTGTCTATAAAGGTAGTAACCAATTCATTGCCGGTGGTGAATGAACTCATGGGCTCCTCAGTACAGGTGAATATTGCAGGTGGCGAACTGGATGCCAAGAGGCAGGCCATACATGGAGTGATGGCTATCGAACACCTGAAACGCTATAAAGTTGATAAGGCATTTATAGGTGTAGACGGAATTTCACTAAAATATGGCCTGAGTGCTAATGGTGAAAAAGAAGCCTCTATTACACTGGCAGCAGCCAGTATCGCTAAGCATGTCTATTTACTCTGCGATTCGAGTAAACTGGAGAAAGAGAAATATTTCCGTTTTGCCCCTTTATCGCTTATTCATACATTAATTACTGACCAGCAAGCGCCACAGGAAGTATTACAAGCATACAAGCAAGCAGGTTTGCAGATATTGTCTTGA
- the nudK gene encoding GDP-mannose pyrophosphatase NudK, with protein sequence MNERIQICEEKILSDNWYLLKKITFNYQRKNGHWETQSREAYDRGNGATILLYNQVSRTVILTRQFRLPTYVNGNHSGMLIEACAGLLDQDQPEVAIKREVEEETGYKISSVKKVYEAYMSPGSVTERLFFYIAEYTEKDRINGGGGVDDEEIEVLELPFAKAIEMVASGEIMDGKTIMLIQYLQLHNIL encoded by the coding sequence ATGAACGAACGAATCCAAATCTGTGAAGAAAAAATTTTATCTGATAACTGGTACCTGTTAAAAAAGATTACTTTTAATTACCAGCGTAAAAATGGTCATTGGGAAACCCAGTCCCGGGAAGCATACGACAGGGGGAATGGCGCTACGATTCTGCTGTATAACCAGGTCAGCCGGACTGTTATTCTCACCCGTCAGTTCAGGCTTCCAACCTATGTAAATGGCAATCATTCCGGTATGTTGATAGAAGCCTGTGCCGGACTGCTGGATCAGGATCAGCCGGAAGTGGCCATCAAACGGGAAGTAGAAGAGGAAACCGGATATAAGATTTCATCGGTAAAAAAAGTGTATGAAGCCTATATGAGTCCTGGCTCAGTAACTGAAAGGTTATTCTTCTACATTGCCGAATATACCGAAAAAGACCGCATTAATGGGGGAGGAGGCGTAGATGACGAAGAGATAGAAGTTCTGGAATTACCTTTTGCCAAAGCTATAGAAATGGTAGCATCCGGCGAAATTATGGACGGCAAAACCATTATGCTGATACAGTATCTTCAACTACATAACATTCTTTAG
- a CDS encoding nucleoside hydrolase, translated as MSKLLIFDHDGAVDDLLSLMLLLTMDHIQLKAISITPADCYPENAIETTYKLLTLARKTDMQIGAGNYYGINAFPAEWRAKPKVLNALPSLINIDTSLQGQIKDSVDVLVHTIRSSDQPVTILLTGPCSNLVFAIEQDKSILQNIAEVIWMGGAVDVPGNVRTYNHDGSAEWNVFWDPVSSHKLLTYQLPLVLIPLDVTNMVPVSMGFLKILALQSDYPLSNLAGQFWATTIDTIPSYEYTYFMWDILAASYLGIPDAFVLEKVELEIQPNGHNSGQTFRKPGSGKWVQMATHVNKERFYQYVLQQLKR; from the coding sequence TTGAGCAAACTCCTTATTTTCGATCACGATGGTGCGGTAGATGATCTGCTTTCGCTGATGCTATTGCTTACCATGGATCATATTCAATTGAAAGCTATTTCCATTACGCCTGCCGATTGCTATCCGGAAAATGCGATTGAAACCACTTATAAACTTCTCACCTTAGCCAGAAAAACTGATATGCAAATCGGTGCAGGAAATTATTATGGCATCAATGCATTTCCGGCCGAGTGGCGTGCTAAACCAAAAGTATTGAATGCTTTACCCAGTCTGATAAATATTGATACTTCCCTGCAAGGACAAATAAAGGATAGCGTAGATGTATTGGTACACACAATTCGGTCTTCTGATCAGCCTGTTACCATCCTTCTAACCGGACCTTGTTCTAACCTCGTATTTGCTATTGAACAAGATAAGAGCATCCTGCAAAATATTGCCGAAGTGATCTGGATGGGAGGTGCCGTGGATGTGCCCGGAAATGTGCGTACGTATAACCATGATGGCTCTGCAGAATGGAATGTATTTTGGGACCCGGTTTCGTCACATAAACTGCTTACCTACCAGTTGCCGCTTGTCCTGATTCCGCTGGATGTAACCAATATGGTGCCTGTTTCCATGGGCTTTCTGAAAATACTGGCTTTGCAATCCGATTATCCGCTTTCTAATCTGGCTGGTCAGTTCTGGGCTACGACTATTGATACCATCCCTTCCTACGAGTATACCTATTTTATGTGGGATATTCTGGCTGCCAGTTACCTGGGTATTCCTGATGCATTTGTGCTCGAAAAAGTGGAGCTGGAAATACAGCCAAATGGCCATAATTCTGGGCAAACTTTCAGGAAGCCTGGTTCTGGAAAATGGGTACAAATGGCTACCCATGTCAATAAAGAACGATTCTATCAGTATGTGTTACAGCAACTGAAACGTTAG
- a CDS encoding DUF4406 domain-containing protein codes for MSNKKMILVAGPYRSGTGDDSNKIAANLQHMNQVALQVLQAGFLPMVGEWIALSLIETAGSTKIGDSVFTDIFHPVAIDLLANCDGVLRTGGASQGADQMVSLAKEMGKPVFTSVEQVRF; via the coding sequence ATGTCCAATAAGAAAATGATACTGGTGGCCGGCCCATACCGCTCCGGAACAGGCGATGATTCTAATAAAATTGCTGCTAATTTACAACATATGAACCAGGTGGCTTTGCAAGTATTACAGGCAGGTTTTTTACCCATGGTAGGGGAATGGATAGCCTTATCCTTGATTGAAACGGCAGGCTCTACAAAAATTGGCGATTCTGTATTCACTGATATTTTTCATCCGGTAGCCATTGATCTGCTGGCAAATTGCGATGGTGTCCTTCGGACAGGCGGCGCTTCACAGGGTGCCGATCAGATGGTATCTCTGGCCAAAGAAATGGGCAAACCAGTATTTACTTCTGTGGAACAGGTGCGATTTTAA